One region of Actinomycetota bacterium genomic DNA includes:
- the argC gene encoding N-acetyl-gamma-glutamyl-phosphate reductase yields the protein MQGPVYICTCGCQRWCPGEGEVTAKVGIVGASGYGGAELLRVLYGHPAVEVAVVAAQRRAGTPIADAFPNLPGDATFDVVDTDRLASLDLVFLATPHGASLQLGRSLTEAGTRVVDLSGAFRLEPHTFEQAYGEPHPAAALAPAVYGLTEFTRAAVAATDLVANPGCYPTATLLGLLPLAPLIVPGSIVVDAKSGTSGAGAGASDRLHHPHVHGDVVAYGAPTHRHTWEIEQHLAALGPTSAQTVSFTPHLIPMSRGLLATCYGALVEGATQADVDAVLRDRYADEPFVHVLPPGTFPHTKALAGSNGCQVSATVDERTGRVVVTSAIDNLGKGAAGQAVQNANVMLGLEEAAGLTALGVYP from the coding sequence ATGCAGGGTCCTGTATACATATGCACCTGCGGGTGTCAGCGTTGGTGCCCGGGAGAGGGTGAGGTGACCGCCAAGGTCGGGATCGTCGGCGCGTCGGGCTACGGCGGGGCCGAGCTGCTCCGCGTGCTGTACGGCCACCCCGCCGTCGAGGTGGCCGTCGTCGCCGCGCAGCGCCGGGCGGGAACACCCATCGCGGATGCGTTCCCGAACCTGCCGGGTGACGCGACCTTCGACGTCGTCGACACCGACCGGCTCGCCAGTCTCGACCTGGTGTTCCTGGCGACCCCTCACGGAGCATCGCTGCAGTTGGGACGGTCGCTGACCGAGGCAGGGACGCGCGTCGTGGACCTGTCGGGTGCGTTCCGGCTCGAGCCGCACACGTTCGAGCAGGCCTACGGCGAGCCGCATCCTGCAGCGGCGCTCGCACCGGCGGTGTACGGCCTCACCGAGTTCACGCGCGCAGCGGTCGCCGCGACCGACCTGGTGGCGAACCCGGGCTGCTACCCGACGGCGACGCTGCTGGGACTGCTGCCGTTGGCGCCGCTGATCGTCCCAGGATCGATCGTCGTCGATGCGAAGTCGGGGACGTCCGGAGCGGGAGCGGGTGCGTCGGATCGTCTTCACCATCCTCACGTTCACGGCGATGTCGTGGCCTACGGGGCGCCGACGCACCGCCACACCTGGGAGATCGAGCAGCACCTCGCGGCGCTCGGCCCGACCTCCGCGCAGACGGTGTCGTTCACGCCGCACCTGATCCCGATGTCACGAGGGCTCCTGGCGACGTGCTACGGCGCTCTCGTGGAGGGCGCCACGCAGGCAGATGTCGACGCCGTGCTGCGTGATCGGTACGCGGACGAGCCGTTCGTCCACGTCCTGCCCCCCGGGACGTTCCCGCACACCAAGGCGCTCGCCGGATCCAACGGCTGCCAGGTCAGCGCCACCGTCGACGAGCGCACCGGTCGCGTCGTGGTCACCAGCGCCATCGACAACCTCGGCAAGGGTGCCGCCGGGCAAGCAGTCCAGAACGCCAACGTCATGCTCGGTCTCGAGGAGGCCGCCGGTCTCACCGCGCTGGGGGTGTACCCGTGA
- the argJ gene encoding bifunctional glutamate N-acetyltransferase/amino-acid acetyltransferase ArgJ → MTKRPGGVTAAAGFRAGGIAAGLKPSGRADLAVVAADGPATTAVTTTTNLVKAAPCVLTERHAANGHARAVVINAGNANACTGPQGLADAEATAAAAAALLGVPTDDVLVLSTGIIGQRLPLDRVLGGLPRAVDDLTADGHERAATAIMTTDTRVKEVAYRVDDDAGSCVVGGMAKGAGMIEPAMATMLCVITTDAPLPPPVLRPLLRQAVERSFNRISIDACGSTNDAVVALASGTASRPPTLASVQRAFAAVCADLAYAVVEDGEGTNRRAFLHVRGAASDEEATRLARAVAASVLFRAALAGGDPNWGRILAAMGGSGVAFDPARVSVTCGGVTVCRFGTATVFDRGQAAIAMSKPEVDIDIDLGGGMGAATYLTTDLTPEYVRFNAEYTT, encoded by the coding sequence CTGACGAAGCGGCCCGGCGGTGTGACCGCCGCCGCTGGCTTCCGTGCCGGAGGGATCGCCGCCGGGCTGAAGCCGTCGGGTCGCGCCGACCTCGCGGTGGTCGCTGCGGATGGACCGGCCACGACGGCGGTCACGACGACGACCAACCTCGTCAAGGCGGCCCCGTGTGTGCTCACCGAGCGCCACGCGGCCAACGGCCACGCTCGTGCGGTGGTCATCAACGCCGGCAACGCCAACGCGTGCACCGGACCGCAGGGTCTCGCAGACGCCGAGGCGACCGCGGCTGCGGCAGCGGCGCTGCTCGGCGTCCCGACTGACGATGTGCTGGTGCTCTCGACGGGGATCATCGGACAGCGGCTGCCGCTGGACCGTGTGCTCGGTGGCCTGCCGCGCGCCGTGGACGACCTGACCGCCGACGGACACGAGCGCGCTGCCACCGCCATCATGACCACCGACACGCGCGTGAAGGAGGTCGCCTACCGCGTCGACGACGACGCTGGCTCGTGCGTGGTCGGCGGCATGGCCAAGGGTGCCGGGATGATCGAGCCGGCGATGGCGACGATGCTGTGCGTCATCACCACCGACGCTCCCCTCCCCCCGCCGGTCCTGCGGCCACTGCTGCGGCAGGCGGTCGAGCGGTCCTTCAACCGCATCTCTATCGACGCGTGCGGCTCGACCAACGACGCCGTCGTGGCGCTCGCCAGCGGCACCGCATCACGACCCCCGACGCTCGCCAGCGTGCAGCGCGCCTTCGCCGCGGTCTGCGCGGACCTCGCCTACGCCGTCGTCGAGGACGGTGAGGGGACGAACCGGCGCGCGTTCCTGCACGTGCGGGGCGCAGCATCCGACGAGGAGGCGACCCGGCTCGCACGCGCCGTCGCCGCATCGGTGCTGTTCCGCGCTGCACTCGCTGGCGGCGATCCCAACTGGGGTCGCATCCTCGCCGCGATGGGCGGCAGCGGGGTCGCCTTCGACCCCGCGCGCGTGAGCGTGACGTGCGGCGGGGTGACCGTCTGCCGCTTCGGGACCGCGACGGTCTTCGACCGCGGTCAAGCAGCCATCGCGATGAGCAAGCCCGAGGTCGACATCGACATCGACCTCGGAGGTGGGATGGGTGCAGCGACCTACCTCACGACCGATCTGACGCCCGAGTACGTCCGGTTCAACGCCGAGTACACCACCTGA
- the argB gene encoding acetylglutamate kinase, producing MAAVAPHDERGAAAQHKAAVLREALPWITRFHGRIVVIKYGGNAMIDADLKRSFAADVALLHYVGLRPVIVHGGGPQIDEVGASMGLTSSFVDGLRVTDDATMDVVRMVLLGRVNPELVGLVQGAGAPAVGVSGTDAGLLRVRRAVGDRGEDLGRVGRVEHVDPGVLHHLLSDGFLPVVATVGLDADGTDHNVNADEAAGAIAAALAATKLVYLTDVPGLYADFGTGGDAPDPTDLISEVGVAQLEHMLADGDLHAGMQPKVRSIVEALKAGVPQAHILDGRVLHAVLLEVFTDEGVGTMVTMELT from the coding sequence ATGGCCGCCGTCGCCCCCCACGACGAACGTGGCGCCGCCGCCCAGCACAAGGCTGCGGTGCTGCGCGAGGCGTTGCCGTGGATCACGCGCTTCCACGGGCGCATCGTCGTCATCAAGTACGGCGGCAACGCCATGATCGACGCGGACCTCAAGCGCTCCTTCGCCGCGGACGTCGCACTGCTGCACTACGTCGGCCTCCGGCCGGTGATCGTTCACGGGGGTGGCCCGCAGATCGACGAGGTCGGGGCATCGATGGGGCTCACGAGCTCGTTCGTCGACGGACTGCGCGTCACCGACGATGCGACCATGGACGTGGTGCGCATGGTGCTGCTCGGACGCGTCAACCCCGAGCTGGTCGGACTCGTCCAGGGAGCTGGCGCCCCGGCGGTCGGGGTCTCGGGGACCGACGCCGGCTTGCTGCGGGTCCGGCGTGCCGTGGGGGATCGGGGCGAGGACCTCGGCCGCGTCGGCCGCGTCGAGCACGTCGACCCCGGTGTCCTGCACCACCTGCTGTCCGACGGCTTCCTCCCGGTCGTCGCGACCGTTGGACTCGACGCCGACGGCACCGACCACAACGTCAACGCCGACGAGGCCGCCGGTGCCATCGCCGCCGCGCTCGCGGCCACCAAGCTCGTGTACCTGACCGACGTGCCCGGGCTCTACGCCGACTTCGGCACCGGCGGCGACGCTCCCGACCCCACGGACCTCATCAGCGAGGTCGGGGTGGCGCAGCTCGAGCACATGCTCGCCGACGGTGACCTGCACGCCGGCATGCAGCCCAAGGTCCGTTCGATCGTCGAGGCGCTCAAGGCCGGGGTTCCCCAGGCGCACATCCTGGACGGCCGCGTGCTCCACGCGGTGCTGCTCGAGGTCTTCACCGACGAGGGCGTCGGCACGATGGTGACCATGGAGCTGACGTGA
- a CDS encoding acetylornithine transaminase — protein sequence MADRDLEELQARDAAHVMGTYGRQPIGFVRGEGTALFDTQGRAHLDFLSGLAVTSLGHAHPEVADAIAAQARTLVHTSNLYLTVPMLDLAERLARVTEWPDARTFLCNSGAEANEAAIKLARRWGKQRSDDKIRVVTLEGSFHGRTLATLEATGQPAKHTPFAPLAGYVDTVPHDDAEALTAAVTDRTCAVLLEVIQGEGGVRPVPPDVLAAARRACDEHSALLIVDEVQTGVGRTGHWFAFQGTEVVPDVITVAKALGNGVPIGACIARGTAAAALGRGDHATTFGGNPLVCAAAVRVLDIIERDGLVTAAAEKGERVREGIAKLVADGLATGVRGAGLLLAVTLPDRVAAEVETACRERFLIVNAVAPDAIRLAPPLTVDGDEIDLALAVLRDALTSVRADNAHEERSEDE from the coding sequence ATGGCCGATCGCGATCTCGAGGAACTGCAGGCGCGGGACGCCGCCCACGTGATGGGCACCTACGGACGCCAGCCGATCGGGTTCGTCCGGGGCGAGGGCACGGCGCTGTTCGACACGCAGGGCCGCGCCCACCTCGACTTCCTCAGCGGTCTCGCCGTGACCAGCCTCGGCCACGCCCACCCGGAGGTGGCCGACGCCATCGCCGCTCAGGCACGGACGCTGGTGCACACCTCCAACCTCTACCTCACCGTTCCGATGCTCGACCTCGCCGAGCGTCTCGCCCGCGTCACGGAATGGCCCGACGCGCGTACCTTCCTGTGCAACAGCGGCGCCGAGGCCAACGAGGCCGCGATCAAGCTCGCTCGGCGGTGGGGCAAGCAGCGATCGGACGACAAGATCCGAGTGGTGACGCTGGAGGGGTCGTTCCACGGCCGCACCCTCGCGACCCTGGAAGCCACCGGCCAGCCCGCCAAGCACACGCCGTTCGCTCCGCTCGCGGGCTACGTGGACACCGTTCCCCACGACGATGCCGAGGCGCTGACGGCCGCGGTCACCGACCGAACGTGCGCCGTGCTCCTCGAGGTCATCCAGGGCGAGGGTGGTGTCCGACCCGTCCCCCCCGACGTGCTCGCGGCCGCCCGCCGGGCGTGCGACGAGCACTCCGCCCTGCTGATCGTCGACGAGGTGCAGACGGGTGTCGGACGTACCGGGCACTGGTTCGCGTTCCAGGGCACCGAGGTCGTCCCCGACGTCATCACCGTGGCCAAGGCGCTCGGCAACGGCGTGCCGATCGGGGCGTGCATCGCGCGGGGCACTGCGGCGGCAGCCCTCGGGCGCGGCGATCACGCCACGACGTTCGGAGGCAACCCGCTCGTGTGCGCGGCGGCGGTGCGCGTCCTCGACATCATCGAGCGAGACGGGCTTGTCACCGCCGCTGCCGAGAAGGGCGAACGGGTGCGCGAGGGGATCGCGAAGCTGGTCGCTGACGGACTCGCGACGGGGGTGCGGGGCGCGGGCCTGCTCCTGGCCGTCACCCTGCCCGACCGGGTCGCAGCCGAGGTCGAGACCGCATGCCGCGAGCGGTTCCTGATCGTGAACGCGGTCGCGCCGGACGCCATCCGCCTGGCTCCGCCGCTGACCGTGGATGGTGACGAGATCGACCTCGCACTGGCCGTGCTGCGCGACGCGCTCACGTCCGTGCGCGCCGACAACGCCCATGAAGAGAGGAGTGAGGATGAGTGA
- a CDS encoding response regulator transcription factor yields MSDAPVDSRTILIVEDDSTVAELLVEVLRHEGFNSTVAADGLEGLVRLRGDQPDLAVLDIMMPDINGVRVLEQLLEEGDGNLEVPVIVITGSPEGAKQSRQLLGEENVFEKPFDPDDLVARIRAVLD; encoded by the coding sequence ATGAGTGACGCACCGGTGGACAGCCGGACGATCCTGATCGTCGAGGACGACAGCACCGTTGCGGAGCTGCTCGTCGAGGTCCTGCGACACGAGGGCTTCAACTCGACGGTGGCCGCCGACGGGCTCGAGGGTCTCGTCCGTCTCCGAGGCGATCAGCCCGACCTCGCGGTGCTCGACATCATGATGCCGGACATCAACGGCGTCCGCGTCCTCGAACAGCTCCTCGAGGAGGGCGATGGCAACCTCGAGGTGCCGGTCATCGTCATCACCGGATCACCGGAAGGGGCGAAGCAGAGCCGACAGCTGCTCGGGGAGGAGAACGTGTTCGAGAAGCCGTTCGATCCCGACGACCTGGTCGCTCGCATCCGCGCGGTGCTGGACTGA
- the argF gene encoding ornithine carbamoyltransferase translates to MQDFLSIDDLDGHSLFELLDVADGLRSDRSLRDDLRGQTVALIFEKPSTRTRVSFEVAVAELGGHPLPLSSAELQLGRGETIADTGQVLSRYVHGIVVRTFGQDRLEELAAAASVPVINALTDREHPCQALADLQTIRGVFGKLEGLTLAYVGDGNNVAHSLLLAGALTGMQVRVAHPEGYAPNSDVVDRARRIAGSDDAVVVTTDPDDGVDGADVVYTDVWASMGQESEAEQRAGVFAPYRVDQRLMDAAASGGIFLHCLPAHRGEEVADEVIDGPASHVFDQAENRLHAQKALLIRLLGGVG, encoded by the coding sequence ATGCAGGACTTCCTGAGCATCGACGACCTCGACGGCCACAGCCTGTTCGAGCTGCTCGACGTCGCCGACGGGTTGCGTTCCGACCGCTCGCTGCGTGACGACCTGCGTGGCCAGACGGTCGCGCTGATCTTCGAGAAGCCGTCCACCCGGACGCGCGTGTCGTTCGAGGTCGCGGTGGCCGAGCTCGGAGGTCACCCGCTGCCGCTGTCGTCCGCCGAGCTGCAGCTGGGGCGGGGCGAGACCATCGCCGACACGGGCCAGGTCCTGTCGCGCTACGTCCACGGCATCGTCGTGCGCACCTTCGGCCAGGACCGGCTCGAGGAGCTCGCGGCAGCGGCCTCGGTGCCTGTGATCAACGCCCTCACCGATCGCGAGCACCCGTGCCAGGCGCTCGCCGATCTGCAGACGATCCGCGGCGTGTTCGGCAAGCTCGAGGGCCTCACCTTGGCGTACGTCGGCGACGGGAACAACGTCGCACACTCGCTCCTCCTGGCCGGGGCCTTGACCGGGATGCAGGTGCGGGTCGCCCACCCCGAGGGCTACGCCCCGAACTCCGACGTCGTCGACCGCGCCCGGAGGATCGCGGGTAGCGACGACGCCGTCGTGGTCACCACCGATCCCGACGACGGCGTCGACGGCGCGGACGTGGTCTACACCGACGTGTGGGCGTCGATGGGTCAGGAATCCGAGGCCGAGCAGCGCGCGGGGGTGTTCGCTCCGTACCGCGTGGACCAGCGCCTGATGGACGCGGCGGCATCGGGGGGGATCTTCCTCCACTGCCTGCCGGCGCACCGCGGCGAGGAGGTGGCCGACGAGGTCATCGACGGTCCCGCGTCCCACGTGTTCGACCAGGCCGAGAACCGTCTCCACGCGCAGAAGGCACTGCTCATCCGGTTGCTCGGCGGGGTGGGCTGA
- a CDS encoding arginine repressor, translating to MTVAARNGKDRRQALLRRLLDEYDVRSQDEAVAVLSDNGIETTQATVSRDLDEIGAVKVRGTDGSLVYRVVSDPGPGTARGKLADTLRRYVQRVDASGNIAVLRTPPAGAPPVASAIDLAELPGVLATIAGDDTVLVVATAGVSGDELARRFRELALVDELSPH from the coding sequence CTGACCGTGGCGGCGCGCAACGGCAAGGACCGGCGACAGGCGCTGCTACGACGGCTACTGGACGAGTACGATGTCCGTTCTCAGGACGAAGCCGTGGCGGTCCTGTCCGACAACGGGATCGAGACCACCCAGGCGACCGTGAGCCGTGACCTCGACGAGATCGGGGCGGTGAAGGTTCGGGGCACCGACGGATCGCTCGTCTACCGCGTCGTCAGCGATCCCGGCCCCGGGACCGCCAGGGGCAAGCTCGCCGACACGCTCCGACGCTACGTGCAGCGGGTCGACGCCAGCGGCAACATCGCGGTGCTCCGGACGCCCCCCGCCGGCGCCCCGCCCGTTGCCAGCGCGATAGACCTCGCCGAGCTCCCCGGAGTGCTCGCGACCATCGCGGGTGACGACACCGTCCTCGTCGTCGCCACGGCTGGGGTATCGGGCGATGAGCTGGCCCGGCGCTTCCGCGAGCTGGCGCTCGTGGACGAGCTCTCGCCGCACTGA
- a CDS encoding argininosuccinate synthase — MKQRVVLAYSGGLDTSVAIRWLAENRDLDVIACAIDVGQDADDMEQIRQRGLDCGAVESIVIDARDEFADEFVAPALRANALYMGKYPLVSALSRPLIVKHLVATARAHDAAAVAHGCTGKGNDQVRFEVGTMCLAPDLQTYAPIREWGLSREAAIAWAEERGVPIPVKKASPYSIDENSWGRTAECGIIEDPWAKPPEEVYARTVSPQVAPDESEELILTFEAGLPVAVDGKELPLADLIAEVDRRAGAHGVGRIDMVEDRLVGIKSREIYECPGAVTLLAAHRDLEDLCLEQELAEHKRGEEGRYSQLIYNGLWWGPLKRALDAFMDEANRYVTGEVRVELYKGTAAPVGRRSEVGLYDLDLATYDEGDRFDHTQAEGFVKLWGLPLKTWARRTRRLGDDL; from the coding sequence GTGAAGCAACGCGTCGTCCTCGCCTACTCCGGTGGGCTCGACACCTCGGTCGCCATCCGTTGGCTCGCCGAGAACCGTGACCTCGACGTGATCGCGTGCGCGATCGACGTCGGCCAGGACGCGGACGACATGGAGCAGATCCGCCAACGTGGCCTCGACTGCGGCGCCGTCGAGTCGATCGTGATCGATGCCCGGGACGAGTTCGCGGACGAGTTCGTCGCACCCGCCCTGCGGGCCAACGCGCTCTACATGGGCAAGTACCCGCTCGTGTCGGCCTTGTCCCGGCCGCTGATCGTCAAGCACCTCGTCGCCACGGCCCGTGCTCACGATGCCGCCGCTGTCGCCCACGGCTGCACGGGGAAGGGCAACGACCAGGTCCGCTTCGAGGTGGGGACGATGTGCCTCGCGCCCGACCTGCAGACCTACGCTCCGATCCGCGAGTGGGGCCTTTCGCGCGAGGCGGCGATCGCCTGGGCCGAGGAGCGGGGCGTCCCGATCCCGGTGAAGAAGGCGTCGCCATACTCCATCGACGAGAACTCGTGGGGTCGCACCGCGGAATGCGGGATCATCGAGGATCCGTGGGCGAAGCCGCCAGAGGAGGTCTACGCGCGCACGGTGAGCCCGCAGGTGGCCCCGGACGAGTCCGAGGAGCTGATCCTCACCTTCGAAGCCGGGCTGCCGGTCGCGGTCGACGGCAAGGAGCTGCCGCTCGCGGACCTGATCGCGGAGGTGGACCGTCGCGCGGGCGCTCACGGCGTCGGCCGCATCGACATGGTCGAGGACCGCCTGGTGGGCATCAAGAGCCGCGAGATCTACGAGTGTCCCGGCGCGGTGACGCTGCTCGCGGCCCACCGTGACCTCGAGGACCTGTGCCTCGAACAGGAACTGGCCGAGCACAAGCGGGGCGAGGAGGGCCGCTACAGCCAGCTGATCTACAACGGGCTGTGGTGGGGACCTCTGAAGCGGGCTCTCGACGCCTTCATGGACGAGGCCAACCGCTACGTGACCGGTGAGGTGCGGGTGGAGCTGTACAAGGGGACGGCCGCGCCGGTCGGGCGGCGTAGCGAGGTCGGGCTGTACGACCTCGACCTGGCGACCTACGACGAGGGCGATCGCTTCGACCACACCCAGGCCGAGGGCTTCGTGAAGCTGTGGGGGCTGCCGCTCAAGACGTGGGCGCGGCGCACCCGTCGCCTCGGCGACGACCTGTGA
- the argH gene encoding argininosuccinate lyase: MTPEGRLWGARFGQAPAEAAWRLGVSTGFDARLWREDIAGSRAHAQELLRIGVLDHDECERILEGLDRCAALFAEGSFRFEPTDEDLHGAIERWLVEDLGELGGKLRAGRSRNDQIANDLRAYVKRACGQIRGAISDLQEAICDQAEAHLDWLAPGYTHLQRGQPVLLSHHLLAYVWMLDRDAARFAGAATRSDVSVLGAGALAGTTLEVDPAAYARHLGYAGVAENSMDAVASRDFALEFLAAAAILATTLSRMGEELVTWSSAEFAVVRLGDAFSTGSSIMPQKRNPDVAELARGKAGRVIGDLVALLTTIKGLPLTYNRDLQEDKEPVFDAVDTLALTLPALTGAVRSLTFDRHRLEAAAGGGHALATDLAEELVRRGVPFREAHDVVGGLVRDADEIGIDVADLDVARIAAAHAALDRSVAEVLDARAAVERRASPFGTATASVLTQLRRARDAVVRNRGV, translated from the coding sequence GTGACACCCGAGGGACGGCTGTGGGGTGCGCGCTTCGGCCAGGCGCCAGCCGAAGCCGCCTGGCGCCTCGGTGTCTCCACCGGCTTCGATGCCCGGCTGTGGCGCGAGGACATCGCGGGCTCCCGGGCACACGCCCAGGAGCTGCTCCGCATCGGTGTGCTCGATCACGACGAGTGCGAGCGCATCCTCGAGGGCCTCGACCGCTGCGCCGCGCTCTTCGCCGAGGGGAGCTTCCGCTTCGAGCCGACCGACGAGGATCTGCACGGCGCGATCGAACGCTGGCTCGTCGAGGACCTCGGCGAGCTCGGTGGCAAGCTCCGTGCCGGCCGCTCCCGCAACGACCAGATCGCCAACGACCTACGGGCCTACGTCAAGCGCGCCTGCGGCCAGATCCGCGGCGCCATCTCCGATCTGCAGGAGGCGATCTGCGACCAGGCCGAGGCGCACCTCGACTGGCTGGCACCCGGCTACACCCACCTGCAACGAGGTCAGCCCGTCCTGCTGTCGCACCACCTGCTCGCGTACGTGTGGATGCTCGACCGCGACGCGGCCCGGTTCGCCGGAGCTGCCACGCGTAGCGACGTCTCGGTCCTGGGGGCGGGGGCGCTCGCTGGCACGACCCTCGAGGTGGATCCCGCGGCCTACGCACGCCACCTCGGGTACGCCGGTGTCGCCGAGAACTCCATGGACGCGGTGGCCTCGCGCGACTTCGCGCTCGAGTTCCTCGCTGCGGCGGCCATCCTCGCGACCACCCTGTCGCGGATGGGGGAGGAGCTGGTCACCTGGAGCAGCGCGGAGTTCGCGGTCGTGCGGCTAGGCGACGCCTTCTCGACCGGCTCCTCGATCATGCCGCAGAAGCGCAACCCCGACGTCGCCGAGCTCGCCCGCGGCAAGGCGGGACGCGTCATCGGCGACCTCGTCGCACTGTTGACGACGATCAAGGGACTGCCGCTGACCTACAACCGCGACCTGCAGGAGGACAAGGAACCGGTCTTCGACGCCGTCGACACGCTGGCGCTGACGCTTCCCGCTCTGACCGGGGCCGTGAGGTCGCTGACCTTCGACCGCCACCGGCTCGAAGCCGCCGCTGGCGGCGGTCACGCCCTCGCGACGGACCTGGCCGAGGAGCTCGTGCGGCGGGGCGTGCCGTTCCGCGAGGCCCACGACGTCGTGGGCGGGCTGGTCCGCGATGCCGACGAGATCGGGATCGACGTGGCGGACCTCGACGTCGCCAGGATCGCGGCGGCGCACGCGGCGCTCGATCGTTCGGTGGCGGAGGTCCTCGACGCGCGGGCGGCGGTGGAACGCCGTGCGAGCCCCTTCGGCACCGCGACAGCCAGCGTGCTGACCCAGCTGCGCCGGGCCCGGGACGCGGTCGTGCGCAACCGTGGCGTGTGA
- the polX gene encoding DNA polymerase/3'-5' exonuclease PolX — MPRTNDEAARLLNELSVLTGLAEGNPNAFRVRAYQNGARAVKGLGRDISEMSEAELLSVKGIGKAIASKLAEYLQTGTIRKLEELRDKHPVGQRELLRVPGLGPKSVQLLREVLGITDLPGLTAALDGDRLAELPGFGEKTVENLRRGIERFELTSHDRRLPIAQALPVAEELVADLRARLDTDEVVYAGSLRRFRDTIGDIDILVATGDVDAANASVASLPQVQEVLARGDTKTSFLTFDGMQVDVRVVEPGHLGAALVYFTGSKAHNIELRQRAIQRGWLLNEYALTDQETDAIVAASTEEDIYAALDLAWIAPELREGRDEVALAARGELPDLVSLEDIRGDLHDHSDHSGDGRMSLEDLVAAAREHGLQYIAVTDHAEDLRINGVSKPGMLAIRRRLRELQEGVDDIRLLHGAELNIGIDGSLDYDHDFLLTFDWCVASVHSHFRLDPDAQTERVITAMRHPAVNVIGHLTGRRIGKRPGIDLHVDRVLDAAVETGTAIEINSNLDRLDAPDEIIREGVARGVTFVISTDAHAVREFDYLRHGIRQARRGGVPRDRVANTWETERFLGWAGTKRASA, encoded by the coding sequence GTGCCCAGGACCAACGACGAAGCCGCGCGACTGCTCAACGAGCTCTCCGTCCTGACCGGGCTGGCCGAGGGCAACCCGAACGCCTTCCGCGTGCGCGCCTACCAGAACGGGGCACGGGCCGTGAAGGGGCTGGGACGCGACATCTCCGAGATGTCCGAGGCGGAGCTGCTCAGCGTCAAGGGGATCGGCAAGGCGATCGCGTCGAAGCTCGCCGAGTACCTGCAGACGGGGACGATCCGCAAGCTCGAGGAGCTCCGCGACAAGCATCCCGTGGGGCAGCGTGAGCTGCTGCGTGTACCGGGCCTGGGACCCAAGAGCGTGCAGCTGCTCCGTGAGGTGCTCGGCATCACCGATCTCCCCGGGCTGACCGCGGCGCTCGACGGGGACCGGCTCGCCGAGCTTCCCGGGTTCGGCGAGAAGACGGTCGAGAACCTTCGCCGTGGCATCGAACGGTTCGAGCTCACGTCCCACGATCGTCGCCTGCCGATCGCCCAGGCGCTGCCGGTCGCCGAGGAACTCGTCGCCGATCTGCGAGCCCGCCTCGACACCGACGAGGTCGTCTACGCGGGCAGCCTCCGGCGCTTCCGCGACACGATCGGGGACATCGACATCCTCGTGGCCACCGGCGACGTGGACGCGGCGAACGCCAGCGTGGCCTCGCTCCCGCAGGTCCAGGAGGTGCTGGCACGTGGGGACACCAAGACCTCGTTCCTCACCTTCGACGGGATGCAGGTCGACGTCCGCGTCGTCGAGCCCGGGCACCTCGGCGCCGCGCTCGTGTACTTCACGGGTTCGAAGGCCCACAACATCGAGCTGCGCCAACGCGCCATCCAGCGCGGCTGGCTGCTCAACGAGTACGCCCTGACCGATCAGGAGACGGACGCGATCGTCGCCGCGTCGACCGAGGAGGACATCTACGCCGCGCTCGACCTCGCCTGGATCGCGCCGGAGCTGCGGGAGGGGCGCGATGAGGTCGCGCTGGCGGCTCGCGGCGAGCTGCCCGACCTCGTGTCGCTCGAGGACATCCGCGGTGACCTGCACGACCACTCCGACCACTCCGGAGACGGTCGGATGTCGCTCGAGGACCTCGTCGCGGCCGCGCGCGAGCACGGGTTGCAGTACATCGCCGTCACCGACCACGCCGAGGACCTGCGCATCAACGGCGTGTCGAAGCCGGGGATGCTGGCCATCCGTCGGCGCCTGCGTGAGCTCCAGGAGGGGGTCGACGACATCCGCCTCCTGCACGGCGCCGAGCTCAACATCGGGATCGACGGCAGCCTCGACTACGACCACGACTTCCTGCTGACGTTCGACTGGTGCGTGGCGAGCGTGCACAGCCACTTCCGCCTCGACCCCGACGCCCAGACCGAGCGCGTGATCACGGCGATGCGGCACCCCGCGGTGAACGTCATCGGACACCTCACCGGCCGACGTATCGGCAAGCGCCCCGGCATCGACCTCCACGTCGATCGGGTGCTCGACGCGGCGGTGGAGACCGGCACGGCGATCGAGATCAACTCCAACCTCGATCGGCTCGATGCCCCCGACGAGATCATCCGGGAGGGCGTGGCGCGCGGTGTCACGTTCGTCATCTCGACCGACGCGCACGCGGTGCGCGAGTTCGACTACCTCCGCCACGGCATCCGCCAGGCCCGGCGCGGGGGCGTGCCTCGCGACCGGGTCGCCAACACCTGGGAGACCGAGCGGTTCCTCGGATGGGCGGGGACGAAGCGCGCGTCGGCGTGA